One window of Leptotrichia hongkongensis genomic DNA carries:
- the rpsQ gene encoding 30S ribosomal protein S17 — protein MENKRNERKVREGIVVSNKMDKTVVVLEETMKLHKLYKKRVKTSKKYKAHDENNDCGIGDKVQIMETRPLSKDKRWRVVTILERAK, from the coding sequence GTGGAAAATAAAAGAAACGAAAGAAAAGTAAGAGAAGGAATCGTTGTTTCTAACAAAATGGATAAAACTGTAGTTGTTCTTGAAGAAACAATGAAATTACACAAACTTTATAAAAAGAGAGTAAAAACTTCTAAAAAATATAAAGCACATGATGAAAACAATGATTGTGGAATCGGAGATAAAGTGCAAATTATGGAAACTAGACCATTAAGTAAAGATAAAAGATGGAGAGTTGTTACAATCTTAGAAAGAGCTAAATAA
- the rplN gene encoding 50S ribosomal protein L14: protein MVQQQTILNVADNTGAKKIMVIRVLGGSRRRFGKIGDIVVASVKEAIPNGNVKKGDVVKAVIVRTRKELKRADGSYIKFDDNAAVILNTALEVRGTRIFGPVARELRAKNFMKIVSLAPEVL, encoded by the coding sequence ATGGTTCAACAACAAACGATACTTAATGTTGCTGATAACACTGGAGCTAAAAAAATCATGGTTATTAGAGTATTAGGTGGATCAAGAAGAAGATTCGGTAAAATAGGAGACATCGTAGTAGCAAGTGTAAAAGAAGCTATACCAAACGGAAACGTAAAAAAAGGTGATGTAGTAAAAGCTGTAATCGTTAGAACTAGAAAAGAATTAAAAAGAGCAGACGGTTCATATATAAAATTTGATGATAATGCGGCTGTTATATTAAATACAGCATTAGAAGTAAGAGGAACAAGAATTTTTGGACCTGTAGCAAGAGAATTAAGAGCTAAAAACTTTATGAAAATAGTTTCTCTAGCACCAGAAGTATTATAG
- the rpmD gene encoding 50S ribosomal protein L30, whose product MSKVKVTLVKGINGRKPNHVATVKSLGLRKISQSAVHNKTADIEGKIKLVSYLLKVEEV is encoded by the coding sequence ATGTCTAAAGTAAAAGTAACGCTTGTAAAAGGAATTAATGGAAGAAAACCTAATCATGTTGCGACTGTAAAATCACTTGGATTAAGAAAAATCAGTCAAAGTGCAGTTCATAATAAAACTGCTGATATTGAAGGAAAAATTAAATTAGTTTCTTATTTACTTAAAGTAGAGGAGGTTTAA
- the rplX gene encoding 50S ribosomal protein L24, translating to MAKPNLKSVPKKLHVKTGDTVIVISGRSKDLLRNEKSTQTGDKGKIGKVLKVFPKTGKIIVEGVNIKKRHIKPNAMNPQGEVVEREMPIFSSKVMLWDEGAGKPTRVRKEIRDGKKVRISVVSGNEI from the coding sequence GTGGCTAAACCAAATTTAAAATCAGTACCTAAAAAATTACATGTTAAAACTGGAGATACAGTTATTGTGATTAGCGGTAGATCAAAAGATTTGTTGCGTAATGAAAAGAGTACACAAACTGGAGATAAAGGAAAAATTGGAAAAGTATTAAAAGTATTCCCTAAAACTGGAAAAATAATTGTTGAAGGTGTAAATATCAAAAAAAGACATATTAAACCTAATGCAATGAACCCACAAGGCGAAGTTGTAGAAAGAGAAATGCCAATCTTCTCATCTAAAGTAATGCTTTGGGATGAAGGAGCAGGGAAACCTACAAGAGTAAGAAAAGAAATAAGAGATGGTAAAAAAGTAAGAATATCAGTTGTATCTGGTAACGAAATATAA
- the rplR gene encoding 50S ribosomal protein L18, with translation MVKKLDRNKLRQKKHRSIRRKIVGTAERPRLAVYRSLQNIFVQVIDDTTGNTLVSASTIEKGAKIEKGSNIEAAKQIGERIAKKALDKGITAVVFDRGGYVYTGRVKAVADAAREAGLKF, from the coding sequence ATGGTAAAAAAACTTGATAGAAATAAATTAAGACAAAAAAAACATAGAAGTATTAGAAGAAAAATCGTTGGAACTGCTGAAAGACCTAGACTTGCTGTGTATAGAAGTTTACAAAATATCTTTGTTCAAGTAATTGATGATACTACAGGAAATACTTTAGTTTCTGCGTCAACTATTGAAAAAGGTGCAAAAATTGAAAAAGGTTCAAATATTGAAGCAGCTAAACAAATAGGAGAAAGAATTGCTAAAAAAGCATTAGATAAAGGGATTACTGCTGTTGTATTCGACAGAGGAGGATACGTGTACACAGGAAGAGTTAAAGCTGTGGCAGATGCTGCAAGAGAAGCAGGATTAAAATTCTAA
- the rpsH gene encoding 30S ribosomal protein S8, producing the protein MYLTDPIADMLTRIRNGNMAKHAQVAVPFSRIKESIANILKNEGYINGYEIKEEGAIKNIVVSLKTVDGEAVIKGLKRISKPGRRVYTSVENLPKVLGGLGIAIVSTPQGVITDKECRKHNVGGEVLCYVW; encoded by the coding sequence ATGTATTTAACAGATCCTATTGCTGATATGCTTACTAGAATCAGAAACGGAAACATGGCTAAACATGCACAAGTTGCAGTACCATTTTCAAGAATTAAAGAAAGTATAGCAAATATATTAAAAAATGAAGGATATATAAACGGTTACGAAATTAAAGAAGAAGGAGCTATAAAAAATATAGTTGTTTCTTTAAAAACTGTAGATGGAGAAGCTGTAATTAAAGGATTGAAAAGAATTTCAAAACCTGGAAGAAGAGTTTACACATCTGTAGAAAATTTACCTAAAGTTTTAGGTGGATTAGGAATTGCCATTGTCTCAACACCACAAGGTGTTATTACAGACAAGGAATGCAGAAAGCATAATGTTGGTGGAGAAGTTCTTTGCTACGTGTGGTAA
- the rpsN gene encoding 30S ribosomal protein S14 → MAKKAMVERNLKRQKTVDKYAAKRAELKERAKKGDREAVLELSKLPRNASPTRVRNRCQINGRPRGYMREFGISRVMFRQLAGEGVIPGVKKSSW, encoded by the coding sequence ATGGCTAAAAAAGCAATGGTTGAAAGAAACTTAAAAAGACAAAAAACAGTTGATAAATATGCAGCTAAAAGAGCTGAGTTAAAAGAAAGAGCTAAAAAAGGTGATAGAGAAGCAGTTTTAGAATTATCTAAATTACCAAGAAATGCTTCGCCTACAAGAGTTAGAAATAGATGTCAAATTAACGGAAGACCAAGAGGATATATGAGAGAATTTGGTATTTCAAGAGTTATGTTCAGACAATTAGCAGGAGAGGGAGTTATCCCAGGAGTAAAAAAATCAAGTTGGTAA
- the rplE gene encoding 50S ribosomal protein L5 — translation MAEKYIPRLQKLYKDEIVSSLMKELNLSNVMQVPKLDKIVVNMGIGEAVSNSKLIDTAIAELSQITGQQPVPRAARKSEAGFKLREGQKIGAKVTLRKEKMYEFLDRLISITLPRVRDFEGVSPKGFDGRGNYTLGLKEQIVFPEIEIDKVDKIFGLGITIVSTAQNDEQGRALLKAFGMPFAK, via the coding sequence ATGGCTGAAAAATATATTCCAAGATTACAGAAATTATACAAAGATGAAATTGTTTCATCACTAATGAAAGAATTAAACTTATCTAATGTTATGCAAGTACCTAAACTTGATAAAATCGTAGTTAATATGGGGATTGGAGAAGCAGTAAGCAATTCTAAATTAATCGATACAGCAATTGCTGAATTATCACAAATTACAGGGCAACAGCCTGTACCAAGAGCAGCTAGAAAATCAGAAGCTGGATTTAAATTAAGAGAAGGACAAAAAATTGGAGCAAAAGTTACATTAAGAAAAGAAAAAATGTATGAATTCCTAGACAGATTAATTAGTATCACATTACCAAGGGTAAGAGATTTTGAAGGTGTTTCACCTAAAGGATTTGATGGAAGAGGAAACTATACATTGGGATTGAAAGAACAAATCGTATTCCCTGAAATCGAAATTGATAAAGTAGATAAAATCTTCGGATTAGGAATTACAATTGTATCTACAGCACAAAATGATGAGCAAGGAAGAGCTTTATTAAAAGCATTCGGAATGCCGTTTGCAAAATAG
- the rplP gene encoding 50S ribosomal protein L16: MLIPKRTKYRKQFRGKMGGVATKGNKVDFGEFGLAAREFGWITSRQIEACRVTINRTFKREGKIWIRIFPDKPYTKRPEGTRMGKGKGNAEGWVAVVKKNKIMFEVGGVSEEKAKEALRKAGHKLPIKVKFVRKEEVGGDK; this comes from the coding sequence ATGTTAATACCTAAAAGAACGAAATATAGAAAACAGTTCAGAGGAAAAATGGGTGGCGTAGCAACTAAAGGAAATAAAGTTGATTTTGGTGAATTTGGACTTGCCGCTAGAGAATTTGGTTGGATTACTTCAAGACAAATAGAAGCTTGTAGGGTAACGATTAATAGAACATTTAAAAGAGAAGGTAAAATTTGGATTAGAATATTCCCTGATAAACCTTATACAAAAAGACCTGAAGGAACAAGAATGGGTAAAGGTAAAGGTAATGCAGAAGGTTGGGTAGCAGTAGTTAAAAAGAATAAAATAATGTTTGAAGTTGGCGGAGTATCAGAAGAGAAAGCCAAGGAAGCGTTAAGAAAAGCTGGACATAAACTACCTATAAAAGTTAAATTTGTAAGAAAAGAAGAAGTAGGTGGTGATAAGTAA
- the rpmC gene encoding 50S ribosomal protein L29 produces the protein MTINEIRELSLEELEVKVNELKQELFNLKFQKTLGQLQNTAKIRDVKRTIARLKTVVTEKTGK, from the coding sequence ATGACAATTAACGAAATTAGAGAATTATCATTGGAAGAATTGGAAGTTAAAGTAAATGAATTGAAACAAGAATTGTTTAATTTAAAATTTCAAAAAACTCTTGGACAATTACAAAACACTGCTAAAATACGAGATGTTAAAAGAACAATAGCAAGACTAAAAACTGTTGTAACTGAAAAAACTGGTAAATAG
- the rplO gene encoding 50S ribosomal protein L15 — MNLNELRPAAGSKRERRRVGRGHGTGWGKTAGKGHNGQKQRSGSYVSPIFEGGQMPIIRRIPKRGFSNSPFKKDIIAITLADIVEKFNDGDVVSLQTLVENGIIKNPKFITKYSDGALRNVKGRKAVKEYLNANIESYVKEKDFTSVLKIIGNTEVNKKLTVKTHKISKTAKELIEKAGGSVELVEIKSYSAKAGNNKKEDGNK; from the coding sequence ATGAATCTTAATGAATTAAGACCTGCTGCTGGATCGAAAAGAGAAAGAAGAAGAGTAGGAAGAGGACACGGAACTGGTTGGGGAAAAACAGCTGGTAAAGGTCACAATGGACAAAAACAAAGATCAGGTTCTTATGTATCACCTATATTTGAAGGTGGACAAATGCCTATTATTAGAAGAATCCCTAAAAGAGGATTTTCTAATTCACCATTTAAAAAAGATATAATAGCAATTACATTGGCTGATATCGTAGAAAAATTTAACGATGGAGATGTAGTTAGCTTACAAACATTAGTTGAAAATGGAATAATTAAAAACCCTAAATTTATAACAAAATATTCTGATGGAGCTTTGAGAAATGTAAAAGGTAGAAAAGCAGTAAAAGAGTATTTAAATGCAAATATTGAATCTTATGTTAAAGAAAAAGATTTTACAAGTGTTTTAAAAATTATAGGGAATACAGAAGTTAACAAAAAATTAACTGTAAAAACACATAAAATTTCTAAGACAGCTAAAGAATTAATTGAAAAAGCTGGAGGAAGTGTAGAATTAGTAGAAATAAAATCATATTCAGCTAAAGCAGGAAATAATAAAAAAGAAGATGGGAATAAGTAA
- the rplF gene encoding 50S ribosomal protein L6: protein MSRIGKKPITIPAGVEVKQDGNTFTVKGPKGQLVRELSSEIKVNIDGNEITFERPNDLPNIRALHGTTRANLNNMIVGVSEGFTRGLELVGVGYRVQASGKGLTLSLGYSHPVEIEAVEGITFKVEGNTKISVEGIDKQLVGQVAANIRAKRPPEPYKGKGVKYADEVIRRKEGKKG, encoded by the coding sequence ATGTCAAGAATAGGTAAGAAACCTATAACTATACCTGCTGGTGTTGAAGTTAAGCAGGATGGGAACACTTTTACTGTAAAAGGGCCAAAAGGACAATTAGTAAGAGAATTAAGCAGTGAAATTAAAGTAAATATTGATGGTAACGAAATTACGTTTGAAAGACCAAATGATTTACCAAATATCAGAGCTCTTCATGGAACTACAAGAGCAAACTTAAACAATATGATTGTTGGAGTAAGTGAAGGATTTACTAGAGGATTAGAATTAGTCGGAGTAGGTTACAGAGTACAAGCTAGCGGAAAAGGATTAACTTTATCTTTAGGATATTCACATCCAGTTGAAATTGAAGCAGTAGAAGGAATCACTTTTAAAGTTGAAGGAAATACTAAAATTTCTGTTGAAGGAATTGATAAACAATTAGTTGGACAAGTTGCTGCAAACATCAGAGCTAAACGTCCACCTGAACCATATAAAGGAAAAGGTGTTAAATACGCTGATGAAGTAATTAGAAGAAAAGAAGGTAAGAAAGGATAG
- the rpsE gene encoding 30S ribosomal protein S5 has translation MARDRDNRERESEYKERLLRISRVSKTVKGGRRISFSVLAAVGDEKGKVGIGLGKANGVPDAIRKAIANAKKNLVNVSLKGGTLPHEQIGKYNATSVLLKPASKGTGVIAGSATRELLELAGVKDVLTKIRGSKTKDNVARATLEGLKQLRSLEDVARLRGKSVEEILG, from the coding sequence TTGGCTAGAGATAGAGATAACAGAGAAAGAGAAAGTGAATATAAAGAAAGACTTTTAAGAATAAGCAGAGTTTCTAAAACTGTTAAAGGAGGAAGAAGAATTTCATTCTCAGTATTAGCAGCTGTTGGAGATGAAAAAGGAAAAGTAGGTATCGGTTTAGGAAAAGCTAACGGTGTACCTGATGCAATCAGAAAAGCCATCGCAAATGCTAAGAAAAACTTAGTAAATGTTTCATTAAAAGGTGGAACATTACCACATGAGCAAATTGGTAAATATAATGCAACATCTGTATTATTGAAACCAGCTTCAAAAGGGACAGGAGTTATCGCTGGTTCAGCAACCAGGGAATTATTAGAGTTAGCAGGTGTAAAAGACGTGCTTACAAAAATTAGAGGTTCAAAAACTAAAGATAACGTTGCAAGAGCAACTTTAGAAGGATTAAAACAATTGCGTTCTCTTGAAGATGTAGCAAGACTTAGAGGAAAATCAGTTGAAGAAATTTTAGGATAA